In the genome of Candidatus Kinetoplastibacterium desouzaii TCC079E, the window AACTCTATCAAGTATTTCTTTAGAAATTGATAATTCTCCAGAATAGTCAGTGTTAGCAACCCAAAGCCTTAGTATCTCTGCTCCTAGTGAATCACATATTTTCTGAGGAGAAATTACATTGCCTAAAGATTTGCTCATCTTTTTACCTTCTCCATCTACTACAAAACCATGGGTTAATAGTGATTTATAAGGAGCTTTACCATAAAGCATACAACTAGTAAGTAAAGATGAATGAAACCATCCTCTATGCTGATCAGATCCTTCTAAATATAAATCAACTGGCCAAGATAGTTCGTTTAAATGAGTGCCATTTATATCTTTTGATTTTCCACCAATAACTGTTGCATGTGTCGATCCTGAATCGAACCATACATCTAATGTATCACTATTTTTTTCATAGAATTTTGATTCTTCTTCTGTTAGGAAATCATTAACAGTTATATTTTGCCATTCTTCAATACCACCTTTTTCTATTCTATTAGCTATTAATTCCATAAAATATATGGTATTTGGATGTAGTTCTTTAGTTTCTTTATGCAGAAAGAATGGCATTGGTACACCCCATTGTCTTTGACGTGATAAAGTCCAATCAGGTCTGTTAGATATCATTGATTTTAATCTATCTTTTCCCCAAGAAGGATAAAAGATTGTTTCATCTATGCTTGATAAAGCAGTTTCTCTAACGGTTGTATTATTTTCTGATTTTATGTCCATGCCAGCAAACCATTGGTAAGCTGTTCTTAAAATTATCGGAGTTTTATGTCTCCAACAGTGCATATAACTATGGTTATAAGATTCCGATTTTAATAAATTATTAACGCTTAGTAATATTTCAATAATATTTTTATTTGCTTCCCAAATAGACAATCCTTTGAATAGTGGTACACAATCTAAGAAATAACCTTCTTCGTTAATTAAATTTAGAATCTCTGAATCATGGAAGCCATTTTCTTTAAAAGTATTAAAATCCTCAATTCCATGAGCAGGAGCTGAATGAACAACACCAGTACCTGATTCTAAAGTAACATAGTCAGCCAGTAGAACTGGAGTTTTACGATTGTAGAAATTATTTAATTCTGCCAAGGGATGAAGAAACACTTGGTTTTTAAGATTTTTCCCTTGAGTCGTAGATAAGATGTTTCCATTTAGATTTGTCTCTTTTAAAAAACTCGAGACTCTATCTTTAGCTATTATTATCATAGCTTGAGATGCTACTTTGGAATTGGTGCAAACTAAAGCATACTCTATCTCTGGATGTATATTAATGCATTGATTAGAAGGTATCGTCCATGGTGTAGTGGTCCAAATAACTATTGACCCTTTTTCTATACCACTAACGTTAAAAATATTTTCTAATTCTATTTTATTTATAAAGTTAAATGACACATATATAGCTGTATCATTTTTATCGTAATATTCTATTTCAGCATCTGCTAATGTTGATTTACAATCAAAACACCAATTTACAGGTTTCAATCCTCTAAAAACAAATCCATGTTCAATAATTCTTTTTAAAACACGTATTTCATTGGCTTCATTTTTAAAATCCATAGTTAGATAAGGATTATTCCAATTAGCAATAATTCCTAGACGTTTAAATCCTTGTTTTTGATTCTCAATTTGAATCTTAGCATAAGATCTGGATTTATTTTGAAGCTCTCTTGTGGAAAGATTTTTTCCATATTTTTTTTCTATCTGTATTTCTATAGGCATACCATGGCAATCCCATCCAGGGATATAGTTTGCATCATACCCTGACATAGTTTTGCTTTTTATTATTATGTCTTTTAGAATTTTATTAACAGAATGTCCCAAGTGAATGCTTCCATTAGCATATGGTGGACCATCATGCAGAG includes:
- the ileS gene encoding isoleucine--tRNA ligase, whose translation is MDYKNTLNLLDTSFPMRANLPQREPLWIKEWEENHIYEIIRKSCEGRPKFTLHDGPPYANGSIHLGHSVNKILKDIIIKSKTMSGYDANYIPGWDCHGMPIEIQIEKKYGKNLSTRELQNKSRSYAKIQIENQKQGFKRLGIIANWNNPYLTMDFKNEANEIRVLKRIIEHGFVFRGLKPVNWCFDCKSTLADAEIEYYDKNDTAIYVSFNFINKIELENIFNVSGIEKGSIVIWTTTPWTIPSNQCINIHPEIEYALVCTNSKVASQAMIIIAKDRVSSFLKETNLNGNILSTTQGKNLKNQVFLHPLAELNNFYNRKTPVLLADYVTLESGTGVVHSAPAHGIEDFNTFKENGFHDSEILNLINEEGYFLDCVPLFKGLSIWEANKNIIEILLSVNNLLKSESYNHSYMHCWRHKTPIILRTAYQWFAGMDIKSENNTTVRETALSSIDETIFYPSWGKDRLKSMISNRPDWTLSRQRQWGVPMPFFLHKETKELHPNTIYFMELIANRIEKGGIEEWQNITVNDFLTEEESKFYEKNSDTLDVWFDSGSTHATVIGGKSKDINGTHLNELSWPVDLYLEGSDQHRGWFHSSLLTSCMLYGKAPYKSLLTHGFVVDGEGKKMSKSLGNVISPQKICDSLGAEILRLWVANTDYSGELSISKEILDRVVESYRRIRNTIRFLLSNISDFNLNNHVDYSNLFEIDKYALIMTNNFQKEIRVYYEKYEFHKAISKIQKFCSEDLGAFYLDILKDRLYTTAINSLARRSAQTALLEITQTLLKIIAPILSFTAEEAWRELLNSNNIDLKENSFKKTIFTELFHEIKTLESDNYLCEKWLQIRTIKDLTQKKLEETRKNNEIGSSLQAEVEIYANNHDRKILDSIKNDLHFVLIVSKCTIFDSKTQETEVIVKSSNNKKCQRCWHWRDDLCTYNEYENICKRCIENLFKNGENRSKA